The DNA sequence CCGCCGCTGCGCGCGCGGTCGGGCAAGGTGGGCGGCACGCCGCCGTTCAAGGCCCAGCCGGTGCGGCGCACCAGGCAGTGCGCCGGGTCGGTGGCCTCGACACGCAGGCCGAGCGGCCAGCAGATGGTCACCGCCCTCACGCTGTCGGGACGGCGGCGCGTCGCGGCGGCCGCGGGCGAGACCGGCGGCAGCGCGTCGACGATGTCATGCAGCAGCGGCGCGGCCACGTTGGCGCCGAAGAAGCCGGGGTTGGGCGTGCCGTCCGGGCGCCCCACCCACACCCCCACCGTGTACTCGTCGGTCACGCCCACCGCCCAGGCGTCGCGGAAGCCGAAGCTGGTGCCGGTCTTCCAGGCCACGTGCCGGCGGGCGGTGGAGGACGGGCGGTCCGGATGGCCGCCCGATTCGAGGATGTCGCGCACGATGTAGGCCGCCCCGGCGCTCATCAGCGGTGCCTCGACGCGCGGCGCGTCGGGCGTCAGGCGCGGCCGCCCCGCCACGCCGCCGCGCGCGAAGGCCCGGTAGGCGCCGACCAGCTCTTCCAGCGTGGTGCCGGCACCGCCGAGGATGAGGCTCAGGTTGGGCGCTGAGCCGGCCGGCATGCGCAGGCGCAGGCCGCCGGCGCGCAGCACCGCGGCAAAGCGCGCCGGGCCGATGCGGTCCAGCAGGTCGACCGCCGGCACGTTGAGCGAGCGCTGCAGCGCCTCGGCGACGCTGACCGGCCCGCTGAACGAGGCCTGGAAGTTGCCGGGCTGGTAGCCGCCGAAGGACTGCGGCGCGTCGACCAACAGGCTCTCGGAATGCACCAGCCCGTCGTCCAGCGCCAGCGCGTAGAGGAAGGGCTTGAGCGTGGAACCGGGCGAGCGCACCCCGCGCACCATGTCGACGTGGGCGGCGCGCTGCGCGTCGTGGAAGTCGGCCGAGCCGGCGTAGGCGTGCACCTCCAGGGTGTCGTTGTGCATCACGAGCACCGCCATCGACACCTTGGGCGGCAGCGCGCCGGTGCGGTCCAGCAGCATGCGCTCGACGGTGGACTGCAGCTCGACGTCGAGCGTGGAGGCGATCTCGGCCTGGTCGGCCCGCCCGCCCTGCTGCCGGCGCAGCCGCTCGGCCGCCAGCGGCGCGATCCACTGCGCGCGCAGCGGCTGCACCGCGACGATCTCCATGCGCGCATCGGCCACGTCCCGGGCGCTCCACACGCCCACCGCGCGCAGGCGGTCCAGCACCTTGTCGCGCGCGGCCCGGGCGCGCTGCGGGGCGCGGTCCGGGCGCAGCCGCGACGGCGCCTGCGGCAGCGCGGCCAGCAGCGCCGCCTCGGCGTGGCTGAGGTGCCGGCTGGACTTGCCGAGGTAGGCGCGGCTGGCCATCTCCACGCCCTCGACGATGCCGCCCATCGGCGCGCGGTTGAGGTAGAGCGTGAGGATCTCGCGCTTGCTCAGGCGCAGCTCCAGCTGCACGGCGCGCAGGATCTGGCGCA is a window from the Caldimonas thermodepolymerans genome containing:
- the pbpC gene encoding penicillin-binding protein 1C, whose product is MTRGRRRELGLAALLALLLALDLVFAPPIPVPDRGTVVVARDGTPLRTYPGADGVWRQPVTPEEVSPLYLEALLHYEDRWFRWHPGVNPVALLRAAWQWLAHGRVVSGGSTLTMQVARILEPPPDGQTRTLRAKLRQILRAVQLELRLSKREILTLYLNRAPMGGIVEGVEMASRAYLGKSSRHLSHAEAALLAALPQAPSRLRPDRAPQRARAARDKVLDRLRAVGVWSARDVADARMEIVAVQPLRAQWIAPLAAERLRRQQGGRADQAEIASTLDVELQSTVERMLLDRTGALPPKVSMAVLVMHNDTLEVHAYAGSADFHDAQRAAHVDMVRGVRSPGSTLKPFLYALALDDGLVHSESLLVDAPQSFGGYQPGNFQASFSGPVSVAEALQRSLNVPAVDLLDRIGPARFAAVLRAGGLRLRMPAGSAPNLSLILGGAGTTLEELVGAYRAFARGGVAGRPRLTPDAPRVEAPLMSAGAAYIVRDILESGGHPDRPSSTARRHVAWKTGTSFGFRDAWAVGVTDEYTVGVWVGRPDGTPNPGFFGANVAAPLLHDIVDALPPVSPAAAATRRRPDSVRAVTICWPLGLRVEATDPAHCLVRRTGWALNGGVPPTLPDRARSGGLLVSLAGCGRSGHAVRWPTALEPWLRAPVPEGCDRSLDGGTALRIAGLEHGALLRPAPGRQHVDVHLSVLGTASAAQPVYWLVDGVQQRRASAREAVTLQFRSNGRHSITALDGQGRFHRIEVVVRGV